A window from Nitrospira sp. ND1 encodes these proteins:
- a CDS encoding DUF3015 family protein: MITTRLALIPGLLLTLGGCMTNATVELTKAPFDATTQLTNGTSGATKEFLDPTTEFTSSTTPGALADGRLLRAKQKATVFAMHTHENLRADIARGQGEYLASLAALTGVSIDHWTDLQNSMRNSYPDLFNEQISPAHSSEQIVEIAWARGYGMQVAADR; encoded by the coding sequence ATGATCACCACACGCTTGGCACTGATTCCCGGTTTGCTCCTCACCCTCGGCGGCTGTATGACGAATGCCACCGTCGAGTTGACGAAGGCGCCGTTCGACGCCACGACCCAACTCACCAACGGCACATCCGGAGCCACCAAAGAGTTCCTCGATCCGACGACCGAATTTACATCAAGCACGACGCCGGGCGCGCTCGCCGACGGCCGTCTGCTCAGGGCCAAACAAAAGGCCACCGTCTTCGCGATGCATACCCACGAAAATCTCCGCGCAGACATCGCCCGCGGCCAGGGGGAATATCTTGCGTCGTTGGCTGCCCTCACCGGCGTCTCCATCGATCACTGGACGGACCTTCAGAACAGCATGAGAAATTCTTATCCTGATCTTTTCAATGAGCAGATCTCACCGGCGCATTCCAGCGAGCAAATCGTCGAGATCGCCTGGGCACGCGGGTACGGGATGCAGGTAGCTGCGGATCGATAG